Sequence from the Microbacterium faecale genome:
GAGCAACGTGATCGACGACGGTGTCGGTCCCGACGACTGGAGGAGCAAAGATGCGGTCTCATGTTTGGTTACGGTCATCCACGGCGGTCATCGCGTTGGGTGGGGTGCTCGCGCTCGGCGCGTGCGGCGGCGGGTCCGAACCCGTGGCGACGGCGGAGGAGCTCGACCTCGGCCCGCTCGAGCTCGAGCAGGAGCAGGAAGCCGAGCTGACGGAGCTGTACGAAGCGGCCATCGACGCCGGCAACACGGACGTCACGATCTATGCGGGACACCACGACGAGTTCGTCGCGATCTACGAAGCGTTCGAAGAGCGCTTCCCCGGACTCACGGTCGTCCCCGAGACGTTCGTCGGTGCCGACCTGCAGACGACGCTCGAGGCCGAGAAGGCGACGGGGCGTCACGTCGTGGATGTCATCTCCAACCCGAACGCCGACCGCTACGCCGACCAGGGCTTCGCGGAGAAGTTCACGCCCGTCACGTACGAGGCACCCGAGTGGGCCGCCGACCGGATCCACCCCGACCAGTACGAGGATCCGAACGGGTTCTACCACTCGCCGTGGGCGCTGCTGTTCTCGCTCGGCTACAACACCGAGATGCTCGAAGACTCCGAGCTGCCGGCGAACTGGCCGGAGATCGCCGACGCCGAGTGGGCCGACCAGGTCACGTTCATGACGCCGTCGGTGCCGGGCGGCATGCAGACGGTGCTGTCGATCCTGCTGCAGAGCGACCTCGTCGACGAGGAGTGGCTGCGCACGGTCGCGTCACAGTCGAGCATCGTGGCGCAGGACCAGCTCGCTCTCCAGGCCGTCAGCGCCGGCGAGTACCCGATCGACCTGACGTCCGCTGCGACGAGCATTCGCAAGGCGATCAACGGCGGAGCCCCGGTCGACCTGCACCTGCTCGAGAACCCCGTTATCGCGACGGAGAAGTGGATGCCGGCGGCGAACGCCCCCAACCCGGAGGCAGGCCAGCTGTTCCTGAGCTACCTGTTCACGCTCGAGGCGCAGGAGCAGGTGATGGAGGCGGGCAACTTCCCGCTCAACCCGCACCCCTCGCTGGAACCGGCCCACGGCTGGCCCGCGCTCAACGAGATCGAGTTCGTGCCGCTGCCCGCTCAGGATCAGATGCGCGAGGAGATCGCCTCGAACCAGGACCTGTTCCAAGACATCACCGCGAAGTAACGCGCTGATCGAAGGATGACGAGACCGACCGGGAACGGCGGAGAGATGGGGCATGCATGTCCGTAGTCGATGAGTTGCTCGAACGGGTAACGAGGTTGGAGCAACAGGTCCACGATCTGGCGGCGGCGAAGGAGATCCAGGAGCTGCAGCAGCGGTACCTCCGGGCGCTCAGCGACCGCAACTGGGACGGGGTGGCGGAGGCGTACGCCGAGGACGCGATATGCGACATTCGTCAGCACGGACCGCACCGCGGACGCGACGCGATCGCGGCGATGATCGGCGACGAGCTCGCTCCCGTCGTCAAGAGCAAGGACGGCTACGTCCTCTCCTCGCCGACAATCACGGTCGACGGCGACACCGCGTATGGCGAGTTCATCTGGCACCGCTTCATCTGCGAGTTCCGTACCTCGTTCGGTCTCATGCGCGTGTGGGGGCCCTGGTCCGAGGGGCTCTATAAAGTGCACTACCGCCGAATCGACGGCGAGTGGAAGATCTCGAATCTGTGGACGCGCGTGATCCGTCCCGATCATGACGACGACGTCGCCGTCATGCCTGAGGGAGCCGTCATCGGCGGGGGATTCGCGGATCCGGGCGCCGAGAGCCGGTAGCGCATCGTGAGAATCGCACGTCGTCTCCGGAGGTACGCGAGCAACCCGCAGGTCGTGGTCGCTCTCGTGTGCGTGGTGTGTTTCGTCGCGCCCGCACTGATGATCGTCCAGGGCGCCTTCAAGACCGAGATGTTCGGTGACGACGGCGAGTTCACGACGGCGGTCTTCATCGAGGTCATCACGTCGCCGCGGGTGCTGAGCGTGGCGCTCACGACGATCGGGATGGGGATCGCCGTGATCGCGGTCTCGACCGTGATCGCGCTGTTCTTCGCGGCGGTCTACACGAAGACACGCACCCCGCTGCGCCAGTTGATCCCCGCCGTGATGTTCATCCTCATGTCGACGCCGGGCCTGTTCTTCGCGATCGCGTGGGGCATGCTCGGCAACCCGAACGTCGGCCTGGTCAACGACGTGCTGGCGGCGCTCTTCGGCGACGCCGCACGCGTGATCAACGCCGAATCGTGGTGGGGGATCGTTCTCGTCTCGGCCGTGCGCCTCATCGCGTTGCAGTTCTTCCTGCTGCTCGGACCGTTCCTCGCCATGGACCGCTCCCTCGAGGAGGCCGCGCGCATCAGCGGCGCCAGCCCGCTGCGCACGTTCTTCCAGATGGAGATTCCGATCCTCGCACCGGCGCTGACCGGGTCGATGATCCTCGGCTTCGTGTTGTTCCTCGAAGCGTTCGATGCGCCGCAGATCCTCGGAGTACCCGCCGGCATCTTCGTGATCCCCACCGAGATCTACCAGTTCCTGTCGGCCTCCACGGGGCCGCAGTTCGGGCATGCGAGCGCGATGTCGCTGCTGCTCATGATCGTGCTGCTGCTTCTGGTGCTCGTGCAGGTGCGGATCCTCGGGAAGCGCTCGTTCGTGACGGTCGGCGGGCGAGAGGCGCGCCCCGTGCGCCGTGACGTCGGCGGCTGGAAGTGGGTGTTCAGCGGAGGCATCGTGCTCTTCGCCCTCGTCACGCTCGTCCTGCCGATGTATCAGCTCATTCGGGTCTCGCTCTCGCCATACTTCGGCGCATCGGACAACTTCGGGTTCGACAACTTCGCGTCGATCCTGACGAACACGCGCATGATCGATGCGTTCGGCAACACGCTGATGGTCGCCGCGTTCGGCGCCTTCCTCGCCATGGCCGCCGCGACGATCCTCAGCTGGGCCGCCCGCTTCCGTGGCGGCGCGCTCTCGCGGTTCATCGAGTTCAGCCAGTGGCTCGGACTCGCGATGCCCGGGCTGATCCTCGCGCTCGCGGTGCTGTGGCTCTTCCTCGAGGTGCCGGGCCTCGGCCAGTTCTACGGCACCCCGGTGATCATGGTGTTCGCCCTGTTCGTCGGCATCATTCCGCTCGCGGGA
This genomic interval carries:
- a CDS encoding ABC transporter permease, which codes for MRIARRLRRYASNPQVVVALVCVVCFVAPALMIVQGAFKTEMFGDDGEFTTAVFIEVITSPRVLSVALTTIGMGIAVIAVSTVIALFFAAVYTKTRTPLRQLIPAVMFILMSTPGLFFAIAWGMLGNPNVGLVNDVLAALFGDAARVINAESWWGIVLVSAVRLIALQFFLLLGPFLAMDRSLEEAARISGASPLRTFFQMEIPILAPALTGSMILGFVLFLEAFDAPQILGVPAGIFVIPTEIYQFLSASTGPQFGHASAMSLLLMIVLLLLVLVQVRILGKRSFVTVGGREARPVRRDVGGWKWVFSGGIVLFALVTLVLPMYQLIRVSLSPYFGASDNFGFDNFASILTNTRMIDAFGNTLMVAAFGAFLAMAAATILSWAARFRGGALSRFIEFSQWLGLAMPGLILALAVLWLFLEVPGLGQFYGTPVIMVFALFVGIIPLAGRTTGGAIAQIPMSLEEAAWVSGATKYRAIWDVVIRLIAPSIISGWVLCFVVISGVLSTPLVLSAPGSNYLSVEIYSRYVEGQAPTSAAASLLLIASFLTISAVALLLAWVARRGLRTASTPGKDQS
- a CDS encoding ABC transporter substrate-binding protein, producing MRSHVWLRSSTAVIALGGVLALGACGGGSEPVATAEELDLGPLELEQEQEAELTELYEAAIDAGNTDVTIYAGHHDEFVAIYEAFEERFPGLTVVPETFVGADLQTTLEAEKATGRHVVDVISNPNADRYADQGFAEKFTPVTYEAPEWAADRIHPDQYEDPNGFYHSPWALLFSLGYNTEMLEDSELPANWPEIADAEWADQVTFMTPSVPGGMQTVLSILLQSDLVDEEWLRTVASQSSIVAQDQLALQAVSAGEYPIDLTSAATSIRKAINGGAPVDLHLLENPVIATEKWMPAANAPNPEAGQLFLSYLFTLEAQEQVMEAGNFPLNPHPSLEPAHGWPALNEIEFVPLPAQDQMREEIASNQDLFQDITAK
- a CDS encoding nuclear transport factor 2 family protein, whose translation is MSVVDELLERVTRLEQQVHDLAAAKEIQELQQRYLRALSDRNWDGVAEAYAEDAICDIRQHGPHRGRDAIAAMIGDELAPVVKSKDGYVLSSPTITVDGDTAYGEFIWHRFICEFRTSFGLMRVWGPWSEGLYKVHYRRIDGEWKISNLWTRVIRPDHDDDVAVMPEGAVIGGGFADPGAESR